A genomic window from Hippocampus zosterae strain Florida chromosome 13, ASM2543408v3, whole genome shotgun sequence includes:
- the LOC127612770 gene encoding voltage-dependent calcium channel gamma-4 subunit-like, with protein sequence MAWCDRGLQTLLAVAGAFAAFSLMSIAIGTDYWLYSRAYICNATNASADESHAQSKKVKGDLTHSGLWRICCIEGIHKGSCFRINHFPEDNDYDTDSSEYILRIVRASSLFPILSTILLMLGGLCVGVGRIYSRRNNILLSAGILFVAAGLSNIIGIIVYISSNAGDPSDKKDEDKKNQYNYGWSFYFGALSFIVAESVGVLAVNIYIEKNKETRGRVRRDFIKSTACSSPYARIPSYRRRRRRSRSSSRSSEPSPGGLKRGGGFGGEMSLQVGDISLYTFRRDPLKVARQYSPESDSGFLQVHKIQKDVKDGGNRRTTPV encoded by the exons ATGGCGTGGTGTGACCGCGGGCTCCAGACTCTCTTGGCCGTCGCGGGCGCCTTCGCCGCATTCAGCCTCATGAGCATCGCCATCGGCACTGACTACTGGCTCTACTCTCGGGCGTACATCTGCAACGCCACTAACGCCAGCGCGGACGAAAGCCACGCGCAGAGCAAGAAAGTCAAAGGCGACCTGACGCACTCTGGACTGTGGAGGATATGCTGCatagaag GTATCCACAAAGGAAGCTGTTTTCGGATCAATCACTTCCCGGAGGATAATGACTACGACACAGACAGCTCAGAGTACATCCTAC GTATCGTGCGAGCCTCCAGCCTCTTCCCCATCCTCAGCACCATCCTGCTGATGCTGGGCGGCCTGTGCGTTGGCGTCGGACGCATCTACAGCAGGAGGAACAACATCCTGCTCAGTGCTGGTATTCTCTTTGTGGCTGCAG GCCTGAGCAATATCATCGGCATCATTGTTTACATCTCCAGCAACGCCGGTGATCCCAGCGACAAGAAAGATGAGGACAAGAAGAACCAGTACAACTACGGCTGGTCCTTCTACTTTGGAGCCCTCTCGTTCATCGTGGCAGAATCAGTGGGGGTCCTCGCCGTCAACATATACATCGAGAAAAACAAAGAGACACGCGGCCGAGTCAGGCGCGACTTCATCAAATCTACCGCCTGCTCTTCTCCGTATGCGCGTATCCCGAGCTATCGCCGCAGACGGAGGCGCTCACGTTCCAGTTCCAGGTCGTCCGAGCCCTCCCCGGGAGGGCTAAAACGGGGGGGAGGTTTTGGCGGGGAGATGAGCTTGCAGGTGGGAGATATATCCCTCTACACTTTCCGCAGGGACCCTTTGAAAGTGGCGAGACAATACAGTCCTGAGAGTGACTCTGGCTTCTTACAGGTCCACAAAATCCAGAAAGATGTGAAAGATGGCGGCAACAGGAGGACCACACCTGTATGA